In the Anomalospiza imberbis isolate Cuckoo-Finch-1a 21T00152 chromosome 3, ASM3175350v1, whole genome shotgun sequence genome, CAGCCGGAGGCAATATTCATTTCTCCATCCGGCCTTTTGAAACTGCTGCTGTTGGGGTCAGCTCTAAAGACGTCcacaatgtgattttttttcccactttggTCCAAAAGCATAAGTGTAACCTTCTGCTTGAAAGGCCACAGCAGTAGTGAGTCAAACTCGCCCCTCATGACCACGAAGTAGAGGGAGATGTGTGTTCCCTTTCCCGAGCCGTCCCCGTTCAGGTAGGCTCTGGCACACAACCTGTACCCACAGCGGCTGGTGTAGAAGGGCTGGCTGGCTATGGACAGCACACGGCCTTCCACTgcctctcttttcttcttctggtAGTCTGTGATTTTCCAGATTAACTTCCCATTGTAGCACGTGCCTTCCAAAAGCTTAAATCGTTCTTCGTTTTTATTGAGCTGTGCTTTGTGAATATTGATCTGGAGATCATGTTTGCTGGACTGATCTTCCAAAACAACtgagagaagagggggaaaaaaaagaaatagaaaaaaaaaaaaaaagagagagacacTTGGTAAAATAAAATTGTCAGAGCCCTGGATAAAATGAGCACCCAGAGTCAAGCTGGGAAAACTGATCTACCCAAGCCTGAGTACAGGCTATGAACTACAGCTGTTAACTTTTTACAACTGTAATTGCAGCTGGTAGTTGAATAAGAAAAGTGTCAACTATAAATTGTGAATGCCTGAATAACACCACAGCCTCCATCACAGTCCAGGAGCCAAACCAAGGCCAGCTCTGTGGCCCTGCAGTGCCACTGGAGTTCAGGAGACACTGTGTAGTAGAGAAAGGTGGGAGAACACCACACACACCATCACAGTTTGGTGTCAGAATGCAAGAAGAAAGCCCTTTCTTGTAGCACCAGAGGCTCTACTTAGCCACCAGTATATCAGCAACCCCCCTACCTGGGCAGGGAAGTGCCAACCTACCCAAGCGCTGGTCATACGTCTCCATCAGGGCAATCTTCTGTTTCACGTTTTCAATTGTGTCAAACAGGGGCTGCAGGTCTAATTTACTTTGCTGCTGGTTTGCCATCTGTATTAGCTGTTTCACTTGTGATTCCAGGCGTGCAGACTTATCCAGGTGACTGGCCAGAGCCTTCCCAGTCCATGCCATTGGAAGAGGGTGGGAAGAGATATCCATAAAACCAGATATTTGCTTTGAATTAAGATACTGAAGTCTTTAGCATGTCAACAGTATCAACAATATGATGCATTCAAAGTGCTCTGCTGGCTTAGGAACTTATCCCAGTGCTCCTTCATGATTAATTCAGCACATTTACAGACTGAGAAGCCTTCCCTCATTCAGAACCCATTCACACTGCACCACTTCATTCAATTCATTATTCAAATTTACACTTGTACATTTGCCCTGGGCATCTGACCATGAGAATTTGTACAGTGCTTTTTGCCCAGATCATATATCCAAACTTCTCTAtcaattaaaatgaaaagacaATACCATATTGTAAAAAAATGAGAAGATCTTGGGGAGATTTGTTATTGCTGTGCTATGAATGGCAACTATTACTGGAGAAACATATTTCAGGATGCAAAAAAGCAATtggtaaaaaaagtaaaaccaatGTCTCACCTGAGTGCTTATCATCAAGTTGCTGTTGTTACCAAACAGTTGTGTATACTGTCTGAATTCTTTCTCACACTTCTTAATGGCATCTGCTAGCTGCTGGATTTTGATCTCTTTACATTCCAGGCTCTTATACAGGTCAGAGATCTACAGATGGAAAAAATCAAAGTATAAAAGCTAAGGAACACCAAAATATACAATGAAGAAATTATAATGTATCTGACTATATAAGAGACACTGGAAAAGTTAACAATGCAAATCCTCCAAGTGAGCTAGATAGGGCACTCCTTAATTCACTAGTTGTGAATAAGCACTGACAAGAACTGAATAGATCTGTGTGGCTCCAGGTGCAAAGAGGCTGCTATCTCTCATTCCCATCATGATGATCCATTCAGCTCTATATTGGGATAATATATACTTACATGCACAGGTGCATGTCTGTttctgtgtgtatgtatatacattttCTTCCTCTAGTGAGGTCTAACCAGCAGAAGAGATGAGTCAGTGAGGGATACACACTTCAAAACCAAGTTTTAGCAGTTGGGGCTCTTATTTCTTGCATAAACAAGCAAAGAGTAATCCATCAGCTTGGATCTACTCAGTTAACAGGACTGGGCCTACACCCAGTGTCTCCTGCTGGGAGGCAAAGAAGTGATCTTGAGCAGAGATGTGCTTGCAACTGGCTCTGCTGTCCTCTGTGCTGCCTCCACACAGAGCTGGTGACCTGGGCAGCTAAAGGCTGCTttttggagcaacctggccAGACAATGAgactttaaaatactttatcTCTAAAGCTCATATCCAGTGtaaagcagagactgaaagcaAATGAGGTGAGCAATAGCAAGGAGCCTCCCACTGTGCCTGGTGGAGAATATACGTGCCTTAGCACAGAGAGGTTTCCCTGTAATTGACTGACTTCACTAGAAGAGCTTGTTCTGTCTTCTGAGGTGTGAAAAACCATAAAAACAGTCTTTTTAAATGTACCTGATCTAAACCAGGCAACAAATGTAGAATCTCGTATCATCCTCTAACCAGTCAAGAACTGCTGAAGAGTGCTCATTAAATATGACTTACCTGCTCTTCCAACTGGGAGTTCTTGTCTAAAATCTGCAGCATGTGTTCCCTCAGGGCATTGTTTTCATGTTCAGCAAGTTTCCCTCTCTTAACCTTAGTGAGGCAGAGGGGGGagtgaaagaataaaataataagaTAAGCAGATTTCTGAAGCTGTTGGTAAAAAAATTACTGATGCAAACATTCAAAATGTCTCCTTTAGGCCTTGAAAGTGAGGGAAGAACCGTCCTGATTCTCTAGTATTTCAGCTTAGCCAGCAGAAATGGTTGTGAAAGGACATAAATtagttattttaattattctgaTTGGTTTGGGAGACAAAGTTCAGTCCTGGTACAGACAAAGATCTGTAAAACAGTACCTTTACATGACAGCCGTACTGCTTGTATGGACAGTCCACTTCTGCCTCAGGACACACGGCATGGTGCTTTTCAATCTGCATGTATTAATGAAGCACTTTGTGATTAAATAAATACTTAGCAATTCGAAGCACTAATAAAATCTAAATGCCTGCAAAGAGGGTGAATAAAGGCCATTGTCATGACACCACCAAGCACTTTACCAGGAAAACGACTATTCAGAATCAATAAGCAAGTCAGGTATTTTTCCATGCTGCAAAACACCAATGGCTTGCAGTGACAAAATAATCCACTTATAAGATGGGAGATATATCCCTTTTAGGATTGAACAAAGGAAACTCTTAGAGCAATGAAATTTTATTGGCACGGGCCAATGGGGTCTGCAGCATAGCCTTCAGTTTTCATAAACTCATGTGATCTGCTGAATCGCagtattgggaaaaaaaaatagtacctcttttttcagaattatttgtGAACAGTTTTGGAGACAAGGCACAGGATAATCAGGACAGTCATTTTTCTCATGAttctgaagaagaaaacagaacaagGCAATGGCTTTCATTTTTGTAAAGTAGTATATACAGAGGAAACTATGCAAAGAGTAACCCAAACATAAAAATGCAAGCCACATATCACTTTGTTGTTCATAAGAGAGCATCATTACTTGGTAtgatttaaaatgcatttattatACTTTCTCCTTCAGCTACTCAGCCAATTCTTTTTTCAGGAGTTAAGTGCATTGCAATGTTGGAAACTTTTCACTCAGCAATATCAAGGGGAAGCAGGTGCTATGGATTCCTGGGAATGCTTCATAATCTTACCTCTATGTTAATTAACACCACATATGTATTACAGTACTGGCACCTCTCTTCTCGGAATTTACAGTGCTGCCTCAAGTGCTCCTTCAGGTCTTTGCGAAGAACTCGATCCTGACATCCATCATTAGTGCATTGCATGCATTCAAACAAACACTGCTGTAGATGCTCCTACAACACACAGCAGCAGATTAAATGCCCAATGGCCAGTGTGACCTGGCACATTTCCTCAAATCAGCAATCACCTCAGCATTCAGAATATGAATGAACACTGATTTACAAAGGCTACATAAAGCAAATGgctcttattaaaaaaaaaaaatctaaggcATAGGTGG is a window encoding:
- the TRAF5 gene encoding TNF receptor-associated factor 5 isoform X2, with protein sequence MACDEPAALSGIFTRQNSSSTSSLDFEPNADYKFVESLEERYKCAYCHLVLRNPHQTGCGHRFCQQCILALRELNAAPTCPVDKETIKMHEVFKDNCCKREVLNLHVFCKNFPDCSSKVILGRYQEHLQQCLFECMQCTNDGCQDRVLRKDLKEHLRQHCKFREERCQYCNTYVVLINIENHEKNDCPDYPVPCLQNCSQIILKKEIEKHHAVCPEAEVDCPYKQYGCHVKVKRGKLAEHENNALREHMLQILDKNSQLEEQISDLYKSLECKEIKIQQLADAIKKCEKEFRQYTQLFGNNSNGKALASHLDKSARLESQVKQLIQMANQQQSKLDLQPLFDTIENVKQKIALMETYDQRLVVLEDQSSKHDLQINIHKAQLNKNEERFKLLEGTCYNGKLIWKITDYQKKKREAVEGRVLSIASQPFYTSRCGYRLCARAYLNGDGSGKGTHISLYFVVMRGEFDSLLLWPFKQKVTLMLLDQSGKKNHIVDVFRADPNSSSFKRPDGEMNIASGCPRFVPHTVLESTRNTYIRDDTLFLKVVVDLTDLEEL
- the TRAF5 gene encoding TNF receptor-associated factor 5 isoform X1; amino-acid sequence: MACDEPAALSGIFTRQNSSSTSSLDFEPNADYKFVESLEERYKCAYCHLVLRNPHQTGCGHRFCQQCILALRELNAAPTCPVDKETIKMHEVFKDNCCKREVLNLHVFCKNFPDCSSKVILGRYQEHLQQCLFECMQCTNDGCQDRVLRKDLKEHLRQHCKFREERCQYCNTYVVLINIENHEKNDCPDYPVPCLQNCSQIILKKEIEKHHAVCPEAEVDCPYKQYGCHVKVKRGKLAEHENNALREHMLQILDKNSQLEEQISDLYKSLECKEIKIQQLADAIKKCEKEFRQYTQLFGNNSNLMISTQALASHLDKSARLESQVKQLIQMANQQQSKLDLQPLFDTIENVKQKIALMETYDQRLVVLEDQSSKHDLQINIHKAQLNKNEERFKLLEGTCYNGKLIWKITDYQKKKREAVEGRVLSIASQPFYTSRCGYRLCARAYLNGDGSGKGTHISLYFVVMRGEFDSLLLWPFKQKVTLMLLDQSGKKNHIVDVFRADPNSSSFKRPDGEMNIASGCPRFVPHTVLESTRNTYIRDDTLFLKVVVDLTDLEEL